In the Podospora pseudocomata strain CBS 415.72m chromosome 5, whole genome shotgun sequence genome, one interval contains:
- a CDS encoding hypothetical protein (EggNog:ENOG503P31R): protein MTFKMAIDTPTSSTKTLELEVVRYEQLRSNDNAEVRKLAQALSDQGMLFLDLQGSTAKQFLKDLQTVIQHQRAFFEQPQEEKSKYHTGIRYNGFYTSPIGVEKIHLGRKEQMAGDRSQLPEALQLVADKVKNVSSFIDKILREIGMTLASSMDERFPASLQDATRPGQSHLTLGISKARAGTPLMDGHTDDGFLTLTFYEEPFLEVLDRSTNEWKLVEVNRNMPILNVAAQSAKNSGGRLYNPWHRVKMGENEINLVMFDLFEDSN, encoded by the exons ATGACTTTCAAAATGGCCATTGATACACCCACTTCCTCAACCAAGACCCTCGAGCTTGAGGTTGTTAGATACGAGCAGCTCAGGAGCAACGACAACGCCGAGGTGAGGAAGCTAGCCCAGGCCTTGTCTGACCAGGGAATGCTGTTCTTGGACCTCCAGGGATCCACGGCAAAGCAATTCCTGAAAGACCTGCAAACCGTGATACAGCATCAGCGAGCCTTTTTTGAACAGccgcaggaggagaagtCCAAATATCACACGGGCATTCGATACAACGG ATTTTACACTTCCCCCATTGGTGTCGAAAAGATTCACCTTGGTCGCAAGGAGCAAATGGCAGGGGACCGGTCTCAACTTCCCGAGGCACTTCAGCTGGTGGCAGACAAGGTCAAAAATGTCTCTTCGTTCATCGACAAGATACTCCGCGAGATTGGCATGACTTTGGCAAGCTCGATGGATGAACGATTCCCGGCCAGTTTGCAGGACGCCACCAGACCCGGCCAAAGTCATCTAACATTGGGCATCTCAAAGGCACGTGCCGGGACACCTCTAATGGACGGCCACACCGATGACGGTTTCCTCACTCTCACGTTCTATGAAGAGCCCTTTCTCGAAGTCTTGGATAGGTCTACAAACGAGTGGAAGTTGGTTGAGGTGAATCGCAACATGCCAATCCTGAATGTAGCTGCCCAGTCGGCAAAGAACTCGGGAGGTCGGCTGTACAACCCCTGGCATagggtgaagatgggggaGAACGAGATAAACTTGGTCATGTTTGATCTGTTTGAAGATTCGAATTAG
- a CDS encoding hypothetical protein (MEROPS:MER0033274; EggNog:ENOG50KOG4388; COG:I): MTSKQKLRPDASPEVLDWISLVALFPLFLTKWSLAFLFSNQKSLHWRQNCALTFLRTQRSIFPTPLLRWLVRRVSTGSTIKDYCSKHKIAHQIVTLPASSTELHPDLLPPAVLHILTLGNVEAKSRSGKAPTLLYFHGGGFVNPLRSPHMPFILACGHSVRAMQIIILEYSLAPEHPYPAQLIQCVASLSYLMCTSSGLGISAEDIILAGDSAGGTLVGSVLSHIQNPSPYAPKLQMKSGEEFQAAVMISPFVRLHKESMDSPMGSYKMNEKRDYLTRIQVDEFGEAWKGDEKEVWANLCGVEGADKVWQAVFQGKGGVRLVKKLFITVGTAEVFLDDCRFFGGESYANTQTVIAKQEKSKDWTEELGSGERIMVECEGEAHVQPVLDAALGYQDGVMTRAIMTWLKTL, from the exons ATGACATCAAAACAGAAGTTGCGCCCAGACGCCAGTCCGGAGGTCCTTGACTGGATCTCCTTGGTTGCCTTATTTCCCCTCTTCT TAACAAAATGGTCGCTGGCATTTTTGTTTTCTAACCAGAAATCTCTTCACTGGCGCCAAAACTGCGCCCTGACATTTCTGCGCACGCAAAGAAGCATATTTCCCACCCCTCTGCTCAGATGGCTGGTCCGTCGTGTTTCCACGGGGTCCACAATCAAAGACTACTGCAGCAAGCACAAGATCGCACACCAGATCGTCACTTTACCAGCTTCGTCGACCGAGCTTCATCCTGATCTTTTGCCGCCAGCAGTGTTGCATATTTTGACACTGGGCAATGTCGAAGCCAAATCCAGGTCTGGGAAAGCCCCGACGCTTCTTTACTTTCACGGCGGTGGTTTCGTGAATCCATTGCGATCCCCTCACATGCCCTTTATCCTCGCATGTGGCCATTCAGTTCGAGCAATGCAAATCATCATTCTCGAATACAGCCTAGCCCCGGAACACCCATACCCAGCACAGCTCATCCAATGCGTGGCGTCCCTTTCCTATCTTATGTGCACCTCCTCTGGTCTCGGCATCTCTGCCGAGGACATTATCTTAGCGGGCGACAGTGCAGGTGGTACGCTGGTTGGATCAGTATTGTCCCACATCCAGAACCCCAGCCCTTATGCCCCAAAGCTCCAGATGAAAAGTGGTGAAGAGTTCCAGGCCGCGGTGATGATTAGTCCGTTTGTCAGACTGCACAAGGAGTCGATGGACTCCCCAATGGGAAGCTACAAAATGAATGAAAAGCGAGATTACCTGACCAGAATACAGGTGGATGAGTTTGGAGAGGCTTGGAagggggatgagaaggaggtttGGGCAAATCTGTGCGGAGTTGAGGGAGCAGACAAGGTGTGGCAGGCTGTGTTTCAAGGAAAAGGTGGGGTcaggttggtgaagaagctgtTCATCACGGTTGGGACAGCAGAAGTGTTTTTGGACGACTGTAGATTCTTTGGCGGGGAGTCGTACGCCAATACCCAGACCGTGATTGCGAAACAGGAAAAGAGTAAAGACTGGACGGAGGAACTGGGGAGTGGGGAGAGGATCATGGTTGAGTGTGAAGGTGAAGCGCACGTCCAACCGGTGCTCGATGCTGCTTTGGGATATCAGGATGGGGTCATGACAAGGGCGATCATGACGTGGCTTAAGACGTTGTAG
- a CDS encoding hypothetical protein (COG:I; EggNog:ENOG503P0J9), producing the protein MADKYIHGHSAAVLAAHSRRTAQRDAAYLIPHIKPHFDILDIGCGPGTISADLATLVPQGRVTCVEITESALNAARSTFTSRSLGNGDFVVGDVTSRLPFEDDSFDVVHLHMVIMHLPCDATVALKEVRRVLKPGGVVGCKEMIMSTTRWFQVDKRLDMWEKAITGTILETGGSPDMGMGLKSAALEAGFEQQKVQSTASSWCFSDEEAVQFFGDSCAERFREGSQLREKTIGGGHATPEEVDDFVKACHEWKEKKGSWFGVMNGELLAWK; encoded by the coding sequence ATGGCAGACAAATACATTCACGGCCACTCAGCCGCCGTTCTCGCCGCTCACTCTCGGCGCACCGCCCAGCGGGATGCAGCGTATCTCATTCCTCACATCAAGCCCCACTTCGACATTCTCGACATTGGGTGCGGACCAGGAACCATATCTGCCGACTTGGCCACTCTCGTGCCTCAAGGGAGGGTGACATGCGTCGAAATCACCGAGTCGGCTCTCAATGCAGCACGCAGCACATTTACTTCTCGCTCCCTTGGCAATGGCGACTTTGTGGTCGGAGATGTGACCTCTCGCCTACCGTTTGAGGACGATAGTTTCGATGTCGTACATTTACACATGGTCATTATGCATCTGCCCTGCGACGCCACTGTTGCACTGAAAGAGGTCCGAAGAGTGCTCAAGCCAGGAGGCGTCGTTGGATGCAAGGAGATGATCATGAGCACAACCAGGTGGTTTCAGGTGGATAAGAGACTCGACATGTGGGAGAAGGCGATCACGGGCACGATTCTCGAGACCGGAGGCAGTCCGGACATGGGGATGGGCTTGAAGAGCGCTGCACTGGAAGCTGGGTTTGAACAGCAGAAGGTGCAGAGCACGGCAAGTTCATGGTGCTtctcggacgaggaggcaGTCCAATTCTTTGGCGATAGTTGTGCGGAAAGATTCAGGGAGGGAAGCCAGCTTCGGGAAAAGACTATCGGAGGAGGCCATGCAACAcccgaggaggttgatgacttTGTCAAAGCTTGTCATGaatggaaggagaagaagggatCGTGGTTTGGGGTTATGAATGGAGAGCTTTTGGCGTGGAAGTAG
- a CDS encoding hypothetical protein (EggNog:ENOG503NUP2; COG:G; COG:M) — protein sequence MAPTYLIVGATGNTGQSVVETLSKLSTCAVIALTRSLHSPVAKHLATLPNVQVLEKNWMDITAQWLREHEIERAFVATPSQPSQFAEETTFHVAALKAGVKYVVRISTTAANVRPDCEAYYPRIHWAIEALLSTPEFKPLQWTSLQANNFSSFWLATAAEFIKQYRKTGKQDKLRLVASEDAPVGTVDANDVGVLAAHLLLQEDVSPHNNAKYVVNGPEDITGRQIVELVERYIGTSVDNVMFKDMSFLDYMIGVTQGSQSVLMSMKHGPETAWNGECTASATSEAVLKLAAPTRTPADTLKAMLQE from the coding sequence ATGGCGCCTACTTACTTAATCGTTGGTGCGACTGGCAACACCGGCCAAAGTGTTGTGGAAACCTTGTCCAAGCTTTCAACATGCGCTGTCATCGCCTTGACACGATCGCTGCACAGTCCGGTCGCAAAACATCTCGCGACTCTCCCAAATGTCCAAGTCCTCGAAAAGAACTGGATGGACATCACGGCACAGTGGCTACGTGAGCACGAGATAGAAAGGGCCTTTGTCGCAACTCCTAGCCAGCCAAGTCAGTTTGCCGAAGAAACCACATTCCACGTTGCCGCTCTCAAAGCCGGCGTCAAATACGTAGTGCGCatttcaacaacagcagccaacgTCAGACCTGACTGCGAAGCCTATTATCCGCGCATCCATTGGGCAATCGAGGCTTTGCTCAGTACACCAGAGTTTAAGCCGCTGCAATGGACGTCTCTCCAGGCCAACAACTTCTCCAGTTTCTGGTTAGCTACCGCAGCCGAGTTCATCAAGCAATATCGCAAGACCGGTAAACAAGACAAACTTCGGTTGGTGGCATCAGAGGATGCACCTGTTGGGACTGTCGACGCCAACGACGTGGGAGTTTTGGCGGCGCATCTGTTATTGCAAGAGGACGTCTCACCACATAACAACGCCAAATATGTTGTTAATGGACCTGAGGACATTACGGGAAGACAGATCGTTGAGTTGGTTGAGAGGTACATCGGCACCAGCGTGGACAACGTTATGTTCAAGGATATGTCGTTTCTTGATTATATGATTGGTGTGACTCAAGGGTCCCAAAGTGTTTTGATGTCTATGAAGCATGGCCCAGAGACAGCGTGGAATGGGGAGTGCACAGCGTCTGCCACAAGTGAGGCAGTCTTGAAGCTAGCTGCGCCTACTCGGACACCAGCCGACACTTTGAAGGCAATGCTGCAGGAATGA
- a CDS encoding hypothetical protein (EggNog:ENOG503P07P; COG:J), whose translation MLNARQMSSQPAPSHLSNGDTDIKSLDVRVHNSPVLSDDRNSVAVLFRCANGHFIQATVESKNGLDNGVFDTVSFLTPESLVRVTARPVAHDTDFDITPIELCDIHNLSTAKTPGAYSNVLHGASGEVLASIQSRTKLIEERLDNRLLDARVPATAAIFKLFSGVHELAVEYLKLHDFYHVPTPAFVGYEFPGEEDDLFTVPYFGRTARLAPTGEIHLGMALSADLERVYDFHTVFRREPVSDGRHLTEFTMLELVFNLQHSWIEILDFADSLLVSLLHSLQSQDKYTTLTNTAKRLYPLSGTFKLGLGKSGKLPRIRFNEAKTLLRDFIGIESDDDKDFTRSEEAALGRFLASEESHVSLPTDVFFITHFPKHLRSCNIYPSDEQDDTTQSFDVILRGQECVTGCRLLHSAEDLAAAFANRPHPIDPETPEWRPYMTAHEIGMPPWGGFGLGINRLVQGFLGLEDIRETVLFPRDAARLSP comes from the exons ATGCTTAATGCTAGGCAGATGTCATCGCAACCCGCCCCATCTCACCTGTCGAATGGCGACACCGACATCAAGTCTTTGGATGTCCGCGTTCACAACAGCCCAGTTCTATCCGATGACAGAAATTCAGTTGCGGTGTTGTTCAGATGCGCCAATGGGCATTTTATTCAAGCTACAGTGGAATCAAAAAATGGCCTTGACAATGGTGTCTTCGATACCGTCAGCTTTCTAACGCCAGAGTCACTTGTTCGGGTTACCGCTCGACCGGTGGCTCATGACACTGACTTTGACATCACTCCAATCGAGCTCTGCGATATCCACAACCTGTCGACCGCCAAGACTCCAGGTGCTTATAGCAATGTCCTTCATGGAGCTTCAGGGGAAGTTCTAGCTTCGATCCAATCTCGTACGAAGTTAATCGAAGAGAGACTCGACAACAGACTCCTGGATGCTCGTGTTCctgcaacagcagcaatctTCAAGCTTTTCTCGGGGGTCCATGAGCTGGCGGTAGAATACCTCAAGCTCCATGACTTTTACCACGTCCCAACCCCTGCATTTGTTGGCTACGAATTcccaggagaggaggacgactTGTTTACAGTTCCATACTTCGGCAGGACAGCCAGATTGGCGCCAACAGGAGAGATACACCTTGGAATGGCACTTTCAGCCGACCTGGAGCGCGTCTACGACTTTCACACAGTTTTTCGGAGGGAGCCCGTTTCTGATGGCAGACATCTAACGGAG TTCACCATGCTGGAACTTGTATTCAATCTTCAGCATAGCTGGATAGAGATCCTCGATTTTGCTGATAGTCTACTGGTATCACTTCTACACTCTTTGCAGAGTCAGGACAAATACACTAcgctcaccaacaccgcaaAACGACTCTACCCCCTATCTGGCACTTTCAAGCTAGGTCTCGGAAAGAGCGGAAAGCTCCCACGCATCCGTTTCAATGAAGCCAAAACCCTTCTGAGAGACTTTATAGGTATCGAGTCCGACGATGACAAAGACTTCACTAGGAGCGAAGAAGCAGCACTCGGCAGATTCCTCGCCAGCGAAGAATCCCACGTCAGCCTTCCAACCGATGTTTTCTTCATCACCCACTTCCCGAAACATTTGAGGTCCTGCAATATCTATCCCTCTGATGAACAGGATGACACAACCCAATCTTTCGATGTCATTCTCAGAGGACAGGAATGTGTTACTGGATGCCGACTACTCCACAGCGCTGAAGACCTAGCAGCCGCATTTGCCAACCGACCTCACCCGATTGACCCGGAAACGCCGGAATGGAGGCCGTATATGACGGCCCACGAAATTGGCATGCCTCCTTGGGGAGGCTTCGGGT TGGGCATTAACCGTCTTGTACAGGgtttcttgggcttggaagaCATTCGCGAGACGGTGTTATTTCCTCGTGATGCTGCCCGTCTTTCACCCTAA
- a CDS encoding hypothetical protein (EggNog:ENOG503NZ9P; COG:S) translates to MFNLESLLLIIVPLSCFLYISFPWRKPRLSFPTWSNASTTGHIAILTDEKPKSARLERKRQQRMRHFKDLYHKVQNLERFPEILPQVRETLLSLLEQGLRMAKYKDRSRSILNIVTFDASRLQSFIQDIQLDVGLEFEAYMRRREIGGGPELFKSFEEACMFLKNSAPWNYTDGAWLARIHQVTTPFAFRGVTKDAWQIFSEELGDGDLEKNHILLYKELLQSVGVDLPNGDSLDFTHPRHGMEDETIWRYAIGQLLISVFPNEFLPEILGFNLHYEQPAIGVLKANKELPEFGISPYYYALHISIDNAHSGHCAMAIGNIAHFMEIVQNTGIMDPQTAWRRVQAGYCLGQSLDDRDTVDDYEDKLVDIICKKATIAAKIHCTSRARIGKRKLSSWFSAPPSSPKDDDGWKDEFLDALADSKPWVCRGDSSKSLLMRELGWKGRMFGAFTHVETELLRNWIDSLRPHGKDMGEAYWGLVGGYQSLEKTFDPSRHDAAVSHPTFPATRTWSLCEMNDFEPKSPIQIHKSAVEINALLPLWFAHAGLLENIISSPHQTITPLVSNCLQILRAEKGYKPVGTGIACMDEQHWPGYSPDLVALGLEMMKNRGLPQPTCLGDIIGRPEDENLNDSGRFSHDLLGWAQHPMINSVFLLGLARAFLDLEQWVADNGELLGRRERLCLSEMIQRKATGFETCWAELKRDGLRCCEFVTGYDLGRAEIDRLLVLG, encoded by the coding sequence ATGTTCAACTTGGAATCTTTACTCTTGATAATTGTCCCTCTTAGCTGTTTTCTTTACATCTCGTTCCCATGGCGAAAACCACGACTCTCGTTCCCAACTTGGTCCAATGCTTCCACAACAGGCCACATAGCGATCTTGACCGACGAAAAGCCCAAGTCAGCACGCCTAGAAAGGAAGCGGCAGCAACGAATGCGTCACTTCAAAGATCTTTACCACAAAGTTCAAAATCTGGAGCGGTTCCCAGAAATTCTGCCCCAAGTTCGAGAAACGTTGCTTTCGTTACTCGAACAAGGACTCCGGATGGCCAAGTACAAGGACCGATCTCGCAGCATTCTCAACATCGTGACCTTTGATGCCTCCCGTCTCCAAAGTTTCATCCAAGATATCCAGCTCGATGTGGGTCTGGAATTCGAAGCCTACATGCGTCGAAGGGAGATTGGTGGTGGACCTGAGCTGTTCAAAAGCTTCGAAGAAGCCTGCATGTTTCTCAAGAACAGCGCACCGTGGAACTACACCGATGGCGCATGGCTCGCACGGATTCATCAGGTCACAACCCCCTTCGCATTTCGGGGCGTGACAAAGGATGCTTGGCAAATCTTTTCAGAagagcttggtgatggggatctGGAAAAGAACCACATATTGCTCTACAAGGAGCTTCTCCAGAGCGTGGGTGTGGACCTGCCCAACGGCGACTCGCTCGATTTCACACACCCACGCCATGGCATGGAGGATGAGACGATTTGGAGATATGCCATTGGACAACTCCTCATTTCCGTCTTTCCAAACGAGTTTTTACCCGAGATCCTGGGGTTTAATCTCCACTACGAGCAGCCTGCCATTGGGGTCTTGAAAGCCAACAAGGAGCTGCCTGAGTTTGGGATCTCGCCCTATTACTATGCTTTGCACATTTCGATCGACAACGCGCACTCGGGTCACTGCGCGATGGCGATTGGCAACATTGCACACTTTATGGAGATTGTTCAGAACACGGGCATCATGGATCCGCAGACAGCGTGGAGGCGTGTGCAGGCTGGCTATTGCCTCGGGCAGAGTCTCGATGACAGGGATACCGTGGATGATTACGAGGACAAGCTGGTTGACATCATCTGCAAGAAAGCCACCATTGCCGCCAAGATTCATTGCACGAGTCGCGCCCGGATCGGAAAGAGAAAATTGTCATCTTGGTtttctgctcctccttcgAGCCCCAAGGATGATGACGGTTGGAAAGATGAGTTCCTTGACGCCTTGGCAGACTCCAAGCCATGGGTATGCAGAGgtgacagcagcaagagccTTTTGATGCGGGAGCTGGGCTGGAAAGGGAGGATGTTTGGTGCTTTCACTCACGTCGAGACCGAACTGCTTCGGAACTGGATTGACTCTCTCAGACCACATGGCAAGGATATGGGCGAGGCTTATTGGGGGCTTGTTGGTGGCTATCAGAGCCTGGAAAAGACGTTTGACCCCTCGCGGCATGATGCTGCGGTCAGCCATCCGACTTTTCCCGCCACGAGAACCTGGTCGCTGTGCGAGATGAACGATTTTGAGCCAAAGTCACCAATCCAGATACACAAGTCGGCAGTTGAAATAAACGCCCTACTACCACTGTGGTTTGCCCACGCAGGACTCCTGGAAAATATCATCAGCTCCCCTCACCAGACAATCACACCCCTGGTGTCTAATTGTTTGCAAATATTGCGAGCAGAAAAGGGCTACAAGCCGGTGGGCACAGGTATTGCCTGCATGGATGAGCAACATTGGCCTGGCTACAGCCCCGACCTGGTGGCCCTGGGTCTCGAAATGATGAAGAATAGGGGTTTGCCACAGCCGACCTGTTTAGGAGACATAATTGGCCGTCCAGAAGATGAGAACCTCAATGACTCCGGCAGGTTTTCCCATGACCTTTTAGGGTGGGCTCAGCACCCGATGATCAACAGCGTCTTTTTGCTTGGTCTGGCGCGTGCTTTTCTTGACTTGGAGCAATGGGTGGCTGACAATGGAGAGTTGctgggaagaagggagaggcTTTGTCTGTCAGAAATGATTCAACGGAAGGCCACTGGCTTTGAGACATGTTGGGCGGAGCTGAAGAGGGATGGGCTCCGATGCTGTGAGTTTGTCACTGGGTATGATCTTGGACGGGCAGAAATCGACCGACTGTTGGTCTTGGGTTGA
- a CDS encoding hypothetical protein (EggNog:ENOG50; COG:S) — translation MIFTFIFAGLLLQVVTVSSQNVIVGKLLRFACSQLVIERTDPLVNPGLSPSPHTHQIVGGNSFNVTMDPSEMEPSRESTCTTCTYSEDFSNYWTASLYFRSPENGSFKLVPQRPNFVGLDGVRHPVGGGITVYYMTSVFGSTSGNGKVTAFPPGFRMLAGSPDITSKDRTFPGICHRCNGNTTGFTPCDSADSSELPTKVCPGGIRGSVIFPSCWDGKNLDSPDHSSHVAYSPVGGGKLAGQTCPETHPVRIPQLMYEMLWDTSQFNDPAYFDETAKRQPFVYSFGDGIGYGQHGDYIFGWKGDALQRGMDAVLGDDCVNDRCHSLEFQSAAEGVACAKPTQVEGEIVGRGGEWLQTLPGNPHLRQA, via the exons ATGATTTTCACATTCATTTTTGCGGGCCTACTCCTTCAGGTTGTTACTGTCAGCTCTCAAAATGTCAttgttggcaagctcctccGCTTCGCGTGCTCCCAGCTTGTCATCGAGAGGACGGATCCATTGGTCAATCCCGGCTTGAGCCCTTCACCACATACACACCAGATCGTGGGTGGAAACTCATTCAACGTGACA ATGGATCCTTCCGAGATGGAACCCTCTCGGGAATCCACTTGCACCACTTGCACGTATTCTGAAGACTTCTCCAACTACTGGACTGCCTCTCTCTATTTTCGCTCTCCAGAAAATGGCTCTTTCAAGCTTGTTCCTCAACGTCCAAACTTTGTGGGACTGGATGGAGTCCGTCATCCAGTAGGAGGGGGGATCACGGTCTATTACATGACATCCGTTTTTGGCAGTACATCCGGTAACGGAAAAGTGACAGCATTTCCCCCA GGTTTCAGAATGCTCGCCGGCTCGCCAGACATCACGTCAAAAGACCGTACCTTCCCCGGCATCTGCCACCGCTGCAATGGCAACACGACAGGATTCACCCCGTGCGACTCTGCTGATAGCTCCGAGCTGCCGACGAAAGTGTGCCCTGGTGGTATTCGGGGCTCTGTGATATTCCCATCTTGTTGGGACGGTAAAAACTTGGATTCTCCCGACCACAGTTCACATGTTGCATACAGCCCTGTCGGAGGAGGGAAACTGGCCGGCCAGACCTGCCCAGAGACACACCCGGTGCGAATCCCACAGTTGATGTATGAAATGCTGTGGGATACATCACAGTTCAATGACCCGGCTTATTTTGATGAGACAGCGAAGAGGCAGCCGTTTGTGTATAGCTTTGGTGACGG CATAGGGTATGGACAGCACGGTGACTATATCTTTGGCTGGAAGGGAGATGCTCTTCAGCGGGGGATGGATGCTGTATTGGGGGATGATTGCGTCAACGATCGGTGTCATTCGTTGGAGTTCCAGTCTGCTGCAGAAGGCGTGGCTTGCGCGAAACCAACACAGGTTGAAGGGGAGATTGTTGGAAGAGGCGGTGAAT GGCTTCAAACACTTCCAGGGAATCCACATCTCAGGCAGGCATAG